GATGCAGGTCCACCCGGTCGACCAGGTCGATGAGGGTGCGGTGGCGCCGGCGGCGGGCCCGGGTGCGGGCGCCGATCCGCATCACGGTGACGGTCAGGCGCACCCCGATCACCAGAGTGGCGGCGAAGACCAGCATGTACACCGACCAGGTGAACCAGCCGAGCCGGTGGAGTTCGGCGCCGAGCGTGGTGGTGGGGGTGCCGTCGGGACCGGGGGCGAGCAGGTTGGCGGCGATCGCCAGGCCGGTGCTGAACGCGGAGAGCACGGCGGCCAGTGCGATGGACTGCCAGAGGGTCATCGCGGCGCGGGGCGCGTACAGCGGCCACTCCGCGCGGGCGAGGGCTTCTGGGATCGGACCGACCAGCGCAACGGTGAGGATGCCGAACAGCAGCGCGGTCATCGAGGTTCCTTGCGGGTCTGGCGGACGTCGGTCGGGTCCAGCCTACCCTCAGCCGAGGGCGCGCTCGGCGGCTTCGAGTTCGTCGAGCGCCTCGCGCAGGGCCGCGGCCTCGTCGGCGCCGACACGGCCGACGAAGGAGACGAGGGCGGCATGCCGGGAATCGGGGGCATCGGCGGCGCGCAGCGCGTCGACCATGAGGCTGGCGACCAGGTCCTCACGCGGGCGCGTCGCGGTGTAGCGATGGGCGCGGTCGTCGCGGATCTGCGTGACCAGATCCTTCTTCGCCAGACGTTGCAGGACGGTCATCACCGTCGTGTACGCGAGCGTCCGGGTCTTGGCCAGCTCGGCGTGCACCTGCCGCACGGTCTGCGGGGTCGGCGACGCCCACAGCGTGTCCATCACGGCGCGCTCAAGATCTCCGAGTCCGTTCATCTTCTTCATTCTACGCCCGCTCCCACATTCTGATTCCGGTCGTCCTCTCATCTAACGGACGACGGCCGCCAGGTGTTCCCGGCCGGCCGGCGAACCGTTGACCTCGGCGTTCCCGCCGGAGTTGACACCGAGGTAAGGCTAGCCTACATTATCTCTCAGGGATCGCGAGAGTGTCCTGAGGGCTGCAGAGACCCCCGATCCTCACACGGTGATGACCCCCGGTGCATTCGCACCGGGGGTCATCACCGCTTCACGGCCGGGGTGTCTACGCTCGGTGCATGGGAAACGAATCAGTCGCGGAATTCGGTGGCAGGGGACTCGACGGCCTGCTCGGCCTGCAGATCAGCGAGGCGAGCGGGGACGGGGTACGGGCCACCTTGGAGATCAGGCCCGACCACCACCAGCCGTTCGGCATCGTGAACGGCGGGGTGTACTGCGCGGTCGCCGAGAGCACCGCGAGTATCAGTGGCTACTGCTGGTTACAGGAGACCGGCATGGGCGGCGCGGCCGTCGGCGCCAACAACAGCACCGACTTCCTGCGTTCGATCAGCGAGGGCACGCTGCACATCAGCACCACGCCGATCCACCGCGGACGCCGCCAGCAGCTGTGGCAGGTCGACATGACCGACGGCGACGGCCGCCTGCTCGCTCAGTCGCGGGTGCGGCTGCAGAACATCGAACTGCCCGAGGGCTGAGGCCCCCGGGCGGCCCGGCTCAGGCTTCCTTGGCGGTTTCCTTGGCCGGGGCCTCGTCGGCGACCGACTTCTCCAGTTCCTTGGCCACGGCGATCGGGTCCTCGTTGTCGCGCTCGGCCTGCGAGAGCCGCAGCCGCTCGAGGTAGCTGAGCTCGTTGAGCGCCGAGCGGGCGTAGACCTGCTGCTCGGTGATCGCCAGCTGGGTGCGCCCGCGCGTGGTGAACGAGAAGAACCAGTTGACCAGCGTGTTCAATCGGTTGCGGTAGCCCACCAGATACACCAGGTGCAGAGCGAGCCAGCCGAGCCACGCGAAGTAACCCTCGGTCTCGAACTTCTTCTTGGTGCCCGGGATCGGCACCTGCATCACGGCGCTGAACCGGGAGACGGTCGCCATCGAGCCCTTGTCGAAGTATTTGAACGGCTTGCGCTGATCCGGCGTCTGGCCGTGCTTCAGCTCGGCCAGGATCGCGTCGGCGGCGTACCGGCCGCCCTGGATCGCGCCCTGCGCCACCCCGGGCACACCGTCGACGGCCATCATGTCGCCGACGACGAAGATGTTCGTGTGGTCGGCGACGGTCAGGTCCGGACCCACCTTGACCCGGCCGGCCCGGTCGAGTTCGACGCCGGTCTTGTCGCGCAACACCTCGCCGAGGGCGCTCGCCTGCACACCCGCCGACCACACCTTGCACTGGCTCTCGATGCGGCGCTCGGTGCCGTCCTTGTCCTTCACGACGAGACCGTCGTAGTCCAGGTCGACCACCATGGCGCCGAGCTGGATCTCCACCCCGAGCTTCTCCAGCCGCTTCGACGCCTTGGCGCCGAGCTTGGGGCCGAACGGCGCCAGCACGGCCGGAGCGGCGTCGAGCAGGATGACGCGGGCCTTGGTCGGGTCGATGTTGCGGAAGGCGCCCTTGAGGGTCTTGTCGCTCATCTCGGCGATCTGGCCGGCCATCTCGACGCCGGTCGGGCCGGCGCCGACGACCACGAAAGTCATCAGCTTCTCCTGCTCGGCCGGATCGTCGGAGAGTTCGGCCTGCTCGAAGGCGCCGAGGATACGGCCGCGCAGCTCGAGGGCGTGGTCGATGGTCTTCATGCCGGGCGCGTACTCGGCGAACTGGTCGTTGCCGAAGTACGACTGGTCAGCGCCCGCGGCGATGATGAGATCGTCGTACCGGGTCTCGGTGATGCGCTCGAGGAGCTGGCTGCGCACCACCTGCTGCTCGACGTCGATGTCGAAGACCTCGCCGAGCAGCACCCGGGTGTTCTTCTGCTTCTCCAGCACCACGCGGGTCGCCGGCGCGATCTCACCCTCGGCGACGATGCCGGTCGCGAGTTGGTACAGCATCGGCTGGAAGAGGTGCGTCGTGGTCTTGGCGATCAGCGTGACGTCGACGTCCTTCGCCTTCTTCAGGCGCTGGGCCGCGAACAACCCGCCGAACCCCGATCCGACGATGACGACCTGACGGCGAGTCGTACCGGTGGCGGGGGCGTTGGTCATCGAAACTCCTGGTGGCTGTGGGTTCAGGGTGCATGACGGACGGTACGGGTGGCCGGCCGCGGCGGCAATCGCTGTCGATCGCAGTCTCTCACGCTAGCGCGCGCGTGTCAGGCCGTCGTATCAGCACCCGGCCGCGGCCGCGGGTGGCCTGCCACTGCTCCCGCAGGATCTCGTATTCGACGACGGCATCCGGGCCGGTCAGGTCGACCGCGGCGCTGTCCGCGGCCAGCCGCATCCCCAGCTTCTCCATGACCCGGACCGAGGCCGTGTGCACCACGTGGGTGCCGGCGAAGATCCGGGTGGTGGGGGTCTGGGTGAACATCATCGCGATCAGCGCGTTCGCCGCCTCGGCCGCGTATCCCCGGCCCCAGGCGTCGCGCGGCAGCCGATAACTCAGCTCGAGTCCGTCGGTGCCGCCGTGCCGGGGTGTGCGCAACTGGATCCAGCCGGCGAAGGCCTCGTCGTCGCCGAGAGGGGACAGCAGCCACATTCCGGTGCCGTACTCGCGGTGCTGCGCCTGCATCCGCGGAATCACCCAGTCGGCGATCGTCGCGCGGCCGGTGGCCGGTCCGCCGCTGACGAAGCGCATCACCTCGGGATCGGCGTCGAGGCGGGTGAGCAGGTCGGCATCGGCGGGGGTGACCGGCCGCAGGCGCAGCCGGCGGGTGTGGAGCAGCACCTGATCCACAGTAGCGGCCGGGCGCGGTCGCCGGGCGGGGGTTCGATAGCGTTTCCCGATGTGTCGGAGACGTCGTGGGTTAACCCCCAATCCGGAAACCTCGAGTCCGGTGTCACCACGGTCCAGATCGCCCTCCGCTGGGGCGACATGGATGCGCTGGGGCACGTCAACAACGTGCAGATCGCCCGTCTCTTCGAGGAGGCGCGGGTGCGGGCCATGTCGGGCTGGTTCGGCGGTGAGCGCCCGGCCGAGTTCGTGACGCTGCTGGCCCGGCAGGAGATCGAGTTCGCGGCGGTGCTGCACTACTCGGGCCGTCCGGTGACCTGCGAGTTGTGGGTCTCGCGGATCGGCGGCAAGTCGTACGACCTGGGCTGCCGGCTGACCGACGCCGACGGCGGCGTGAGCGCGCTGTGCGAGACCACCCTCGCCGTCGTGGACATGGCGAGCGGCCGGTCGCGGGAGATCCCGGAGGCCATGCGCACCGTGCTCGAGGCCCACCTCGGTGAACCGGTTCCGTTCCGCAGGCGATGACGCCCGCCGGGATTGTCGGACCCCGTCGATAGTATCGGCGACGAGGTGAGAGGGGGATCGACGATGCTGACCGTTCATCGTGGTGAGAACGCCGGCGTGCTCGCCGACGTACTCGCCGAACAGCTCGCGGTGCCGCTCGCCGATCCGATGGCCACCGAGGTGGTGTCGGTACCCGCGTACGGCATGCAGCGGTGGTTGCAGCAGCGGCTCGCGACGCGACTCGGGACGGGCACGGGCGGGGACGGGATCGCCGCGAACATCGACTTCACCGCGCCCACGGCGCTGTTGCGGCGGGTCGTCGTGGGGATCTCCGACGATCCGGAGGCCGCCGAGCACTGGTACACCGACGCCCTGGTGTGGCCGGTGCTGCGGGTCCTCGACGCCCATCTGAGCGCCCCCGAACTGGAGGTGCTGGCCGGTCACCTGCGCGGGCGCGGCCGCCGCTTCGCCGCGGCCGCCACCATCGCCCGGCTGCTCGGTGACTACGGCTGGCAGCGGCCGGCGATGCTGGCCGACTGGTCGGCGCATCGGGACACCGACGGCGCCGGCCGCCCGCTGCCGGAGCCGCTGCGCTGGCAGCCGTGGCTGTGGCGGCTGGTGCGCGAGGAGGTGGGGCAGCCGCATCTGGCCGAGCAACTGGACGACGTCGCCGGCCGATTGCGATCCGACCCGGGCGCGGTCGATCTGCCGCCGCGGTTCGCGCTGTTCGGACCCGTCCGGCTGCCGGAGTCGTTGCGGGTGGTGCTGCACGCGCTCGCCGCCGGGCGCGAGGTGTCGCTCTATCTCCCGCATCCGTCCGACGCGCTGTGGCAGGCGGTCGCGGCGCGGCCGGTCACGGTCCCGCAGCCGCGGGAATCGGGATCGAGACACCGCGGGGCGCATCCGCTGCTGGCGGCGCTGTCGCGGGACATCGTCGAACTGCAGGAGGTGCTGGCACCGTCGATCGGTGACGACGTCTACCACCCGGAGTCGCCGGCAGCGGCACCGGCGACGCTGCTCACGGCGGTGCGGTCCGGGCTGCGCGAGGATGCCGTCGGGCCGGCCGCGGGTCTGCCCGCCGCCGACGACTCGCTGGAGATCCACGCCTGTCACGGGCCGGAACGGCAGGTCGAGGTGCTGCGGGACCGGCTGCTCCGCCTGTTCGACGATCATCGCGATCTGGAGCCGCGCGACGTGCTCGTCGTGTGCCCCGATGTCGAGACCTTCGCGCCGCTGATCGCTGGGGCGTTCGGGCGGCACGAGCAGGACCATCCGGGGTCGGCGCTGCGGGTCCGCCTCGCTGACCGCGGGCTCGCCGAGACCAACGAGGTCCTCGACGTACTCGATCATGTTCTGTCACTGGCGGCCGGGCGCGTGCGATCCGGTGATCTCCTCGACCTCATCGCCCTGCCCGCGGTGCGGCGCCGTTTCGCGTTCACCGACGACGACCTCGACACCCTCGCCGGATGGATCGAGAGGTCGGGCATCCGCTGGGGCATCGACGGCACCCAGCGCGACCGTTTCGGGCTCGCCGGTTTCCCACAGGGCACCGCGGTGGCCGGGCGGGACCGCATCCTGCTCGGGGTGCTCGCCGAGGAGGCCGAGAATCAGTGGCTCGGCGTCGGACTGCCGCTGGAGGGCATCGACTCGACCAAGATCGATCTGGCCGGGCGGTTCGCCGAGTTGATCGACCGGCTCGGCACGCTGCTCGGCGCCGCGGACGGATCGCACCCGGCTCGCGAATGGGCCGAGCTGCTGACCGGGGCGGTGGACCGGCTGACCGAACCCGACCGCGAGACCCAGTGGCAGCGGGCGCAGGCGATCGGCATGCTCACCGACGCGCTCGCCTCACCGGGTGCCGCAGCGGTCGAGCTCGATCTCACCGACGTGCGCGATCTGAT
The nucleotide sequence above comes from Gordonia sp. PP30. Encoded proteins:
- a CDS encoding BlaI/MecI/CopY family transcriptional regulator; this translates as MKKMNGLGDLERAVMDTLWASPTPQTVRQVHAELAKTRTLAYTTVMTVLQRLAKKDLVTQIRDDRAHRYTATRPREDLVASLMVDALRAADAPDSRHAALVSFVGRVGADEAAALREALDELEAAERALG
- a CDS encoding PaaI family thioesterase — its product is MGNESVAEFGGRGLDGLLGLQISEASGDGVRATLEIRPDHHQPFGIVNGGVYCAVAESTASISGYCWLQETGMGGAAVGANNSTDFLRSISEGTLHISTTPIHRGRRQQLWQVDMTDGDGRLLAQSRVRLQNIELPEG
- a CDS encoding NAD(P)/FAD-dependent oxidoreductase, with the protein product MTNAPATGTTRRQVVIVGSGFGGLFAAQRLKKAKDVDVTLIAKTTTHLFQPMLYQLATGIVAEGEIAPATRVVLEKQKNTRVLLGEVFDIDVEQQVVRSQLLERITETRYDDLIIAAGADQSYFGNDQFAEYAPGMKTIDHALELRGRILGAFEQAELSDDPAEQEKLMTFVVVGAGPTGVEMAGQIAEMSDKTLKGAFRNIDPTKARVILLDAAPAVLAPFGPKLGAKASKRLEKLGVEIQLGAMVVDLDYDGLVVKDKDGTERRIESQCKVWSAGVQASALGEVLRDKTGVELDRAGRVKVGPDLTVADHTNIFVVGDMMAVDGVPGVAQGAIQGGRYAADAILAELKHGQTPDQRKPFKYFDKGSMATVSRFSAVMQVPIPGTKKKFETEGYFAWLGWLALHLVYLVGYRNRLNTLVNWFFSFTTRGRTQLAITEQQVYARSALNELSYLERLRLSQAERDNEDPIAVAKELEKSVADEAPAKETAKEA
- a CDS encoding GNAT family N-acetyltransferase, which produces MLLHTRRLRLRPVTPADADLLTRLDADPEVMRFVSGGPATGRATIADWVIPRMQAQHREYGTGMWLLSPLGDDEAFAGWIQLRTPRHGGTDGLELSYRLPRDAWGRGYAAEAANALIAMMFTQTPTTRIFAGTHVVHTASVRVMEKLGMRLAADSAAVDLTGPDAVVEYEILREQWQATRGRGRVLIRRPDTRALA
- a CDS encoding thioesterase family protein, with product MSETSWVNPQSGNLESGVTTVQIALRWGDMDALGHVNNVQIARLFEEARVRAMSGWFGGERPAEFVTLLARQEIEFAAVLHYSGRPVTCELWVSRIGGKSYDLGCRLTDADGGVSALCETTLAVVDMASGRSREIPEAMRTVLEAHLGEPVPFRRR
- the recC gene encoding exodeoxyribonuclease V subunit gamma, translated to MLTVHRGENAGVLADVLAEQLAVPLADPMATEVVSVPAYGMQRWLQQRLATRLGTGTGGDGIAANIDFTAPTALLRRVVVGISDDPEAAEHWYTDALVWPVLRVLDAHLSAPELEVLAGHLRGRGRRFAAAATIARLLGDYGWQRPAMLADWSAHRDTDGAGRPLPEPLRWQPWLWRLVREEVGQPHLAEQLDDVAGRLRSDPGAVDLPPRFALFGPVRLPESLRVVLHALAAGREVSLYLPHPSDALWQAVAARPVTVPQPRESGSRHRGAHPLLAALSRDIVELQEVLAPSIGDDVYHPESPAAAPATLLTAVRSGLREDAVGPAAGLPAADDSLEIHACHGPERQVEVLRDRLLRLFDDHRDLEPRDVLVVCPDVETFAPLIAGAFGRHEQDHPGSALRVRLADRGLAETNEVLDVLDHVLSLAAGRVRSGDLLDLIALPAVRRRFAFTDDDLDTLAGWIERSGIRWGIDGTQRDRFGLAGFPQGTAVAGRDRILLGVLAEEAENQWLGVGLPLEGIDSTKIDLAGRFAELIDRLGTLLGAADGSHPAREWAELLTGAVDRLTEPDRETQWQRAQAIGMLTDALASPGAAAVELDLTDVRDLMRGLLAARPSRTNFGTGELTVTSLAPMRSVPHRAVILLGLDAEVFPRTSVVDGDDVLARVPLVGERNRRDEDRQIFLDALTAATDHLLIFYTGSDPVTGATVPPPAVVADLIETAGRVRPGPPGIVQRHTLHAFDERNFTAHDGAAPASYDARLLPGARALSGLVASGDLGEPGPRLADAVLPPAPGGDIDLDDLIDFLASPLERFVRQRLGAVLPESAETHPDQLDVTLDGLQAWKIGDRYLRAFLRGEDPRVLGGAELRRGTLPPFALGTAALRPIEENARAIGVAAQSQQAGDPDTVDVVVRLRGGRRLYGTVGDVFGDKLVAVNYSKLAPKHRLEAWIRLLAIAAGAARPVREAVVIGAPFGSESGASLRRLTRPDEAEALLGVLVAIRDAGLRGPLWLPPRVAEAAAGSYGRAQRVPSAMARVRGLKEWMYRDRYTGLVVFDDPARLPSIDELMDLDEVPLFGDLDPVLPAIDGANRFLRLSEAVYGPLLRHEGNR